AAGAAATTGCTGCAGAGAATAACATTGTTCTGACGCTGGAAGAAACGCCTTCCGTTTCCACTGAGGTATGTAATttggaagaataactggaattACGAGAGGATTAGAACCGAGgttaatttgaaatttattcATGGTATCTGAGGTTTGCCGTGCGTGATCAATAATGCAGGACAAATCGGATGCGAACAAGGCCAGTTCAAGTGGCACGGGACCAGCGGATAATGTGCAGGCTTCTGCAGAAGAGACCGGAAGAGATGATAGGTTCTCTGGTTCGATTAAGCCAAGGAAATACAAGGATGTAGCTGATGCTGCGCAAGCAGCTTTCGAGTCTGCAGCTTATGCAGCAGATGCTGCAAAAGCAGCAGTGCGACTCTCTAGGTCTGAATCTCATGATCCCGGTGATCAAAATAGTCCCAGAAGTAAACGAGGGAAGCTATCTGACAGATACGAGTCCTTTAAAACTGAATCAGAATCGCAGAGTGAGCAAAATCAAGGTGAATCAAAGAGGTCAACATCTTCTTTAAGTTTAGATTCAGATGGAGATGAGGTGATTCCAATGTCCTCAGATGCCGCAGGGCAGGCCAATCTTTTAGGGAAGGATATAGTTTTTGATGAGAGTGAAAGCGACAGCGAACCAAATACACCGCCCTCGTCTCATAAGCCAATTCCTTCGAGGTTTCAATCCGGCTTGAAGGCAGAGTCAAGGCTTGAATATCCTGCAGTACATGTCGCTGGAGGATCTGCAAGGCAAAGCCCGCCGCGATTAAACATTGAGAAGGGACCATTCTCTCTGAGGACTCGACGGGTGCGTGGCTTCTGAGTTTGATTATAAATTTGATTGTTTCTTGAtctcctttttttgttttcgggAACTGTAAACGTGTTTGATTATTTTTGATCGTGAGTACTTCCAGTAATATCTATTGAAATTTGTTTGATACAACTAATCAACGGATACATAAGCCAAGTTTTAAACACCATGAAACTAATTTCGGAACATTTGACTAATGCATGACATCATCTGAAAAACTCAACGGAGTCTAGGCCTCTTGTTACTGCACAGATCCCTAAATGACTGCAAGCTCACACCAACATCTTCATCATAGTCGATCCCGAGCTCCTCCTGCAGTAGCACAACAGACTATTCACAGCTACACCATAGCATATTCCATAAGCGCGTAAAACGGAACATCCAAATACAGGCATACCTTAAATTCCTTGACATCTTTCGGTGAGTTCTCAGTAATAGCATCCCACAGATCTTTGAACATCCTTCGACGCTTTCTCCACTGGCTGACTTTCTCGGAGACCATTTGCTCAACCGCCTTGCGGTCTTCTGGCTTGACCAACGTAACTCCTCCGCGCAATTTTTCCAACCTGTCCTCCATTTCATTGACCTAATACAGGATTCAAAACACCAGACTTCATCCATGCTCCATACCCTTTTTTCCCAGTCACATAATTTGACCTAATCAAGCACAAACCTATCGAATTAACTTACCTCCTTTCTCAGTTTCGCTTCTTTGTCCCTTATTTGCTCCAGAGTCAAATGTGACTGCAATGTTTTTATTTCTGCAACGAAAGTGCATCACGAAATTTCAAAATCTGCAAGGCAAAACCTTAAACAGAGAATTAAAATGTCGAATACCAGTCAATTCTCAAAGCTATGAAATGTAGTAAGGAATAGCAAACGGGTACCTCCCTCAACCTCGCTAATTGCTCTCTTTTGTTCACCCAGCTGTTCCTGCAGTTTCTCATTCTCTTGCTTCATTCGGGTAAGCTCCTCGCTGTTAGGAATGTCGAACTGGTCCTGCCGAGCCAGGTAGATCTTCTGCTTGCCATACTCCTTGAACGAAATCTTGCCATTATCCGCAAGAGTGTCCAGCGCCTTCTGTATGGCCGCCTTCTTGAGGTTGAACTTCTGCAACGCATCTGCCACATTTTGAGAATTCAGCGGCCTATTTTGCTGGACAAAGATGTGCAAATTACCATCAGCATTAGGACGAGCACAAACTCTACTTAGCAATAATCTGTTTGTTTTAGGCTTACTAATTCCTTCAATTAAACGCTAATTAGTAGAATTACAGCGAAATCAAAAAGaggaaaacaacaacaacaaatacaacaacagcagcagcagcagctactaaaaagagaaaattaatcACAATTCGATTTTCTCACCTCCCAAACAGGCCAAAAATCGGAAAGGAAATTCACATATTACCAATTTATTCGACTTTACAGTAAAATTAGATTGCAATAGGAGAAACGAAAGATTATTTTTACCTCGTTCAGGTAGTTGAGGACGATTGCTGTAACGTTTCCACCAAACCAAAGGCAACAAAGAGGTTTAGCGATTCAGTATCGGAAACTCAAATCGAGTGAATTACAGGAGAATTCTAGAACTCGGATTACCTTCTGGGTTTTCGAATTTGGGAGCCATTGATCGGAAACTCTACGGCTCCGGCCGGAGTATCGGAAACTCTACGGGAAATGGCGGGAAGAAGAAGCTTCTCAGAGACTCGAAAACTTTTGGCTCTCGATTTGAAATGAAAACGATAATAATGAGCTCCCTTTCGGTATACGACGCCGTATCTCCAATTTAAAAGTGGTTTTCTAATGGACAACTTTATCCCTGTTTCATACTCGAATTTACGTAAAGCAAACAAAATCGTTAATTTGGCGCCGAGAGGCAGGCCACGCGGTGACTTTTCATTTCTCAGAAACGATGGCCACCGTCAGCGGGACATCTCCGCCTCTGCTCTGCTGCACCAACCGCCGCGCCGGTTTTTCAAACAAGCCCTCCCTCAGATCTCGACCCCAAGACCCAATTTTGCACGCAAAAGCCGTTTTCTGGGGCATTGGACTCCCAAACGCGGCCTTCACAACCGCCCGCAACCCACGAAAGGACTCCAAATTGAAGCCGCACATGTGACGCGCGGATCGCCCGAAATACACCACCGCCGTCCAGCAGGAGAACGACGGCTCAGAACGGCTGCTTCAGATTGCTGCATGGCTTGCTGAGGGAGTCTACATTTTGTGGCTTTTTCTCCTTCCTTATGCTCCTGTGTGTAAATTAATGTACTTCGAGTAATTCTTATATATATGTagtaatacatacatacatacacacatacatacatacatttatatatataattataattagCTGCTCAAAGATGTTGCCTTGTTGGGATTTCAGGGAGACCCAGTGTGGGGAATTAGTTTGGATACAGTGAactctcttgtttctctctgAATTCCTTCTTCATTTTGCCTTTTTATTTACTCCAGTATGCTCAATCAATCAGTTATTCATTTTCTGAGTTCAATTTCCATGTTGCCCCGTCACGGTGACGATATCCCAAGTTAACAAGGCACCAGAGTGCGGAACATAGAAACAGGTGACAGTGCATGATCGGCTTGAGATACCGGTACGGTGAAATCTCAGCTCATATTAGTCATATCTAGTAGTggtgaattttaatttttttttttttttttttgtgatgatATCTGCAATTAACTTGTTTGCAGAGTAGTTGGTGTTGGTTTGATTGATGCCCCAGTTCTTCACCCGGTCAGAATTTGTCATATCAAGTGAATGGTTTTTACTACCAAGTTTTACTATTTAAGCATCTTTTCTGACATGGACATTGGACAATTTGTTTTTTAGATGTCTGAAGGATTATTCAACTTTGTGATTGAGTGGACATTCATGTTTTGCTCCTCTGCTGTTCACGGATTGAAAGAGGGACAGACACAAGTGGTCTCTCGACGCCCTATGGGCTTTTCAGATGTTTCTCACTATTAGTGTGCTTTTGTCcaaaacttattgttgtcgattGTGAGCATTAATCTATGAATTTTGATAATCGGGAGGGCGGATTCAAACGCAGGACCTCTTTCGTGATTGAGAAACAGATATCACTAGGTCAAGAGCTAGTTGTTATCGGTCTATGATTTTATATTTGCTTTGTAATGGGCATGTTTTCGGAGACcagttacattttccatcaattTGATCAATGTTGTTGTGCATGTGATATGAACGGCTTTTCTAATACCTTACATGGCTACCCGGCTGAATGAGGCTGAGTCAGACTACACTCCAAGCAAGGGCTCACAGCTCGGGTCTGTCATGACCAATGGTGCTCCCATCGTTGGACTTGCTAGCGGAGCGATATGTCTGATACCTGCATTGTGGGCACTTTTTGGCCGAATGGACGGAAACTTTGGGAATATTTCAGAAAGACGGGAGTTCTTGATCGGTTACCTAGGATCGGAGAGGTTGGCTTATGCATTCATTTGGGATATCTGTCCTTATCTTCCAGCCCTGGTTAATAGGTGACAATCTTCAAGATGTTGGGAGCAGCAAGATTGGTATCGTAAATTATCTTAGATTTGTACCAGTTGTTGGCTTAGTTGCTTACCTTTTTTGTCTGAATCTTGACGAGGAACTGTAGCTTTTACAGCAAGTAAATGTCTGATTGCAATAAGTGTAACAAAGACAAAACATTGTACTTCAATATGAACATGAAGCTTCCTTTGTTCTTCCCAAAGACAAAAAACACAAAGACAAGGGCGTGAAGTTTCCCCCCATTTGGTAAAGCCACAGGGCcaataattattaaaaagggaacttcaacaaaaaactcccggtattgttcattttaacgaaaaaccatatttttactctaagaagtcaatcatggtactattcacttacaacacttttttgtcattttcgttaaaactcaaagttttcaaatctttttcattaatttttcgtATTAAAAAGGGCTTTTGCGCgcgtttttttcttccttctacaccctcatgtttatttatgtttcatttgtattttcttttcattggaGGCTCATATGTTAGAGTGACccagataaaataaagggtggTGCTATTCACAAACTTATTTTTATCTCTCAATCTTAATTTCCGGCCTTCGGATTGaaagaattgaagaatatcaatagATAAAAATCAACAAGGatgtgtgagaaaaaaaaaagtgacacAGCAGGTACGGATCTATTTTCAACCAGAAAGACATGCATATTGCTTTTTGGGTAAGTCCAAAGACGTGCATTCTTCTCTATCATTGACGAGTGCCACAGCAGGTTAAAAGGAAGAGAGACTCACTTGGGCTAATTCGTCTGCCAACAGCATGGAAAAGCCACTTCTGGGCAGCTTCAAGGGAGCTGAGTACGAAAATGCAGAAAGCAGATGCACGCGTTTCAATTCGATGGGTAAAAAGATGATGAATTCTTGGAAAGATTTACTACATTTTGCTTCAAAAGCATGGCAAATGGGCCGTTCTGATCCCAGGAAAGTCATCTTTGCAATAAAAATGGGACTGGCTTTGTCCACAGTTTCGTTGCTAATATTTTGGAAAAAATCGTATCGCGACGTTAGTCAGTACTCAATCTGGGCTATCCTCACTGTAATTGTGATGTTCGAATTCAGCATCGGTACGCTATGTTTGATTTCAGAACGTAACGTGACAATGTAGGTCTGTTTGATAACCATTGTTTCGCTTTTCGCtttcagttttcagttttcCGTTTTCATGCAGGTGGGACTTTCATCAAAGGATTTAACCGCGGTTTCGGAACATTGTTTGCCGGAATGCTTGCATTCTGCTTTTCCGAGTTATCTTTGCTGGCTGCAAAACTGGAGGAAGTTGTGATTGTCATAAGCATATTTATCGTTGGTTCGTATAAGTACTAATTGCAAATTAAAATCATGGTTAAATTCAACCTTTTTTCTGACTGCTTCTTCTCGACACCCTTTAGGATTTTTTGCGTCTTACTTGAAGCTGTACCCAACAATGAAGCCCTACGAGTACGGGTTTCGAGTTTTCGTGTTGACATACTGCATCCTAATGGTTGCTGGGAACAGAACAAGGGAGTACAATGAGGCAGTTGTGACTCGACTGGTTCTTATTGCAGTGGGAGCTGCCGTTTGTTTAGCTGTTAACATATGCATATATCCGATATGGTCGGGAGAGGATCTGCATAACTTGGTTGTGAAGAATTTCAAGGGAGTTGCTACTTCATTAGAAGGTACAATTACAATGTgtgaattttttctttaatttctaGTCAGCTTTCTGCTCTATTAATCTGCTCGACTTTATTGCTCAGGCTGCGTTAACGGGTACCTAAAATGTGTCGAATATGAGAGGATCCCGTCACGAATTCTTACATACCAAGCTGCAGATGATCCACTGTACAAGGGCTATCGATCCGTGGTAGAATCTACAAGCCAAGAAGAAACTCTGGTATGATTTACCCCAAGAAGAAGCACTTTTGCTTATAAGCACTTCTTCTCTAGAAAGCACTCATACAACCCGGAAGTTCTTGGGAGTTTTGATTGCCATTTGACTTGTTTATGCAGTTGGGATTTGCAGTCTGGGAACCACCTCATGGGCGTTACCGAATGTACAATTATCCTTggacaaattttgtgaaattaaGTGGTGCATTGAGGCATTGTGCGTTTATGGTCATGGCTCTACACGGGTGCATTCTTTCCGAAATACAGGTAACTCTGCGTGACGAGAAAGAAAACGATTACATTACAAATTGTGATTCGGACATATTAATTGTACAGTTTCCTTCACACAAACACTGTTGGTTTATAATTTTGTACTGCATGTAGGCACCAGCAGAAAAGAGGCAGGTTTTTCGTGATGAACTCCAGCGGGTTGGAGCTGAAGCTGCCAAAGTTTTGCTGGAACTCGCCAAGAAAGTGGAGAAGATGGAAACATTAG
The nucleotide sequence above comes from Malus sylvestris chromosome 16, drMalSylv7.2, whole genome shotgun sequence. Encoded proteins:
- the LOC126607187 gene encoding homologous-pairing protein 2 homolog, encoding MAPKFENPEAIVLNYLNEQNRPLNSQNVADALQKFNLKKAAIQKALDTLADNGKISFKEYGKQKIYLARQDQFDIPNSEELTRMKQENEKLQEQLGEQKRAISEVEGEIKTLQSHLTLEQIRDKEAKLRKEVNEMEDRLEKLRGGVTLVKPEDRKAVEQMVSEKVSQWRKRRRMFKDLWDAITENSPKDVKEFKEELGIDYDEDVGVSLQSFRDLCSNKRPRLR
- the LOC126608743 gene encoding aluminum-activated malate transporter 4-like; the encoded protein is MEKPLLGSFKGAEYENAESRCTRFNSMGKKMMNSWKDLLHFASKAWQMGRSDPRKVIFAIKMGLALSTVSLLIFWKKSYRDVSQYSIWAILTVIVMFEFSIGGTFIKGFNRGFGTLFAGMLAFCFSELSLLAAKLEEVVIVISIFIVGFFASYLKLYPTMKPYEYGFRVFVLTYCILMVAGNRTREYNEAVVTRLVLIAVGAAVCLAVNICIYPIWSGEDLHNLVVKNFKGVATSLEGCVNGYLKCVEYERIPSRILTYQAADDPLYKGYRSVVESTSQEETLLGFAVWEPPHGRYRMYNYPWTNFVKLSGALRHCAFMVMALHGCILSEIQAPAEKRQVFRDELQRVGAEAAKVLLELAKKVEKMETLGPGDVLQDVHEAAEELQKKIDQRSYLLVNSESWEIGRRPNGPQNASTEDMLGDQASWPVPLSFGGGSGVIKECNCGTYESASALSLATFASLLIEFVARLQNVVDTFQELGEKADFQAFVPDTLRNFQATGNLVGISSV
- the LOC126607186 gene encoding uncharacterized protein LOC126607186, with product MGRKLDALLGRSHKTSAKFKPVLNLALSRLAVLKKQRQVKCSQARSDVVQLLQQGHQDRALLRVEHVIKEQNMLDVFVMIEGFCNLVIERVHLIEQERECPDELKEATSSLLYAASRCGDFPELQEIRAVLTARFGKEFAARAIEVRNNCGVNLTMMQKLSTRMPVLEVRMKVLKEIAAENNIVLTLEETPSVSTEDKSDANKASSSGTGPADNVQASAEETGRDDRFSGSIKPRKYKDVADAAQAAFESAAYAADAAKAAVRLSRSESHDPGDQNSPRSKRGKLSDRYESFKTESESQSEQNQGESKRSTSSLSLDSDGDEVIPMSSDAAGQANLLGKDIVFDESESDSEPNTPPSSHKPIPSRFQSGLKAESRLEYPAVHVAGGSARQSPPRLNIEKGPFSLRTRRVRGF